AAATTAGCCACGCCGCCCCGCCAATCCTCTTCGCCCGCGATCCTGGCGCGCACGGCATAGACGCCATGGCGTGGGTGAAGGAGATCGCCCAGATGCAGGTTGGCCGTCGGAAACCCGATGGTTCGCCCGCGCTTCTCGCCATGCTCAACCACGCCGTCGACAACCCAGTCATGGCCGAGAATTTCGGCAGCTTTTTCGGGCTCGCCAGCGATCAGCGCCTCGCGGATCGCCGTGGACGACGCTTTCGCCCCCAGCGCTTCAATCTTTTCAATCACCGTCACGCCAAACCCGAGCGCTCGGCCCAGCGAGGCGAGCCGGCCTGCATCGCCCATCCGGCCGCGTCCGAAGCGGAAATCAAAGCCAACCGTGACATGCGAGGCGCCCAGGCCCTGTTTCAGAACCTGGCGGGCAAAGACTTCATCCGTCATCGCCGCCATGTCGGCATTGAAAGGCAGCTCGTACACGGCTTTCGCACCGAGCTCCA
This DNA window, taken from Hyphomonas sp. Mor2, encodes the following:
- the ribF gene encoding riboflavin biosynthesis protein RibF; this encodes MTVIAHYKDVPDAARGFSVALGNFDGVHAGHRAVIEGAVAAGGALGVATFEPPPRQFFRPDDPPFRIYRPARRNARLMELGAKAVYELPFNADMAAMTDEVFARQVLKQGLGASHVTVGFDFRFGRGRMGDAGRLASLGRALGFGVTVIEKIEALGAKASSTAIREALIAGEPEKAAEILGHDWVVDGVVEHGEKRGRTIGFPTANLHLGDLLHPRHGVYAVRARIAGEEDWRGGVANFGRTPTTGIRDPLLETFIFEFDGDIYGQQLEVALVRFLRPELKFDSVDAMVTRMHQDVKDAKAHLAG